The Chloroflexota bacterium sequence CAGCACTGGCTCCTGCGGATCGCGCGGAACGTTGTTATCGACTTCTGGCGCTCGCGGCGGCGAGTGGCAAGCCCGATTGATGAGCTTGGGGAAGCGACAAGCGAGGACCTTCTCCCCGACGAGCGAATCGCCTTTGATTTTGAGGTTGAAACACTCGGGCGTGCTCTGAGGAAGCTACCGGATGATCAGCGGGACGTATTGATTCTTCGATTTATCGAGGGGTATTCGCACAAGGAGACGGCCGAGGTTCTGAAAAAGAGCGTAGTGGCCGTGCGTCAGATCCAGGTTCGCGCTCTACGGGCGTTACAGAATCTTTTAGCGGAAGGCGGAACGACCAGAAGTGCCGTGGCGGGCCCGAGACCTATTCGAGCGATTGCGGGGCGGGACAGGACTGCGACCGAAGAGGCAGCGCCCTGACCTGATTACCGACGACGAGTCGGCCGACCTCCTGCTGCTGACCCGTCGCATGCGCCGCCTTCGCGCCGTGCGTGCCCCATTCCGGCTCCGGTCACGCGTTCTCTCGCAGATCTATAGTGGGCGGTCCACCGGCGGGATCGTCTATCTCGCGGCTATTCGTCCCCGTCGACATCACTGGGTCACCCTCGCCAGCCGGTCGATCGCCGCGGCGCTCATCGCCGTCCTGGCCGGATACAGCACGCTCGCGGTATCAGCCGCGTCGCTGCCGGATAGTCCGCTGTATTCCCTCAAGCTCTTTGTGGAAGAGGTCCGCGTGGCGACGGCGGACGCTGAAGCCCGACCGCAGATCTACGTGGAACAAGCAGGGCTGCGCGTCCAGGAGTCCAAACGGCTCATCGATGGAGGGAACTTCTCCGAAGCCGAGCGGACAGTCGTGGACGCGCAGATCAAGTTAGAGTCCGCGCGGGCGGCGGCGCGCC is a genomic window containing:
- a CDS encoding sigma-70 family RNA polymerase sigma factor gives rise to the protein MTQADPQEIAQRAAQRDPDAFAQLYDEHADVVYRSIFYKVGDGSIAEDLTAEVFSKAWERIDRFQWRNVPVQHWLLRIARNVVIDFWRSRRRVASPIDELGEATSEDLLPDERIAFDFEVETLGRALRKLPDDQRDVLILRFIEGYSHKETAEVLKKSVVAVRQIQVRALRALQNLLAEGGTTRSAVAGPRPIRAIAGRDRTATEEAAP